A single genomic interval of Nonomuraea rubra harbors:
- a CDS encoding TerC family protein — MDLPFWVWAATIGGFGLVLAFDFWLVARNPHEPSFKECVGWVSFYVGLAVVFGVGLLLLSGPAHGGEFFAGWITEYSLSVDNLFVFLLIMSRFQVPRQYRQKVLLIGIILALVMRGGFIAAGAEAVSRFDWLFYVFGAFLVYTAWKLIGHEDEEAEFSENIALRTVRRVLPTTDTYHGARLTVHHGRRMVTPMLIVMVAIGTTDLLFALDSIPAIFGLTKEPYLVFTANAFALMGLRQLFFLIGGLLDRLVYLSKGLSVVLAFIGVKLILEALHHDGVSWAPEIPIMVSLGVILGTLAVTTVLSLMKSSRDAKKVVEPETADR, encoded by the coding sequence ATGGACCTGCCGTTCTGGGTCTGGGCCGCCACCATCGGCGGCTTCGGCCTGGTGCTCGCCTTCGACTTCTGGCTCGTGGCCCGCAACCCGCACGAGCCCAGCTTCAAGGAGTGCGTGGGCTGGGTCTCGTTCTACGTGGGCCTGGCCGTGGTCTTCGGCGTGGGCCTGCTCCTGCTGTCAGGGCCGGCGCACGGAGGGGAGTTCTTCGCCGGCTGGATCACCGAGTACTCGCTCAGCGTGGACAACCTCTTCGTCTTCCTGCTGATCATGAGCCGGTTCCAGGTGCCGCGGCAGTACCGGCAGAAGGTGCTGCTCATCGGCATCATCCTGGCGCTGGTCATGCGCGGAGGCTTCATCGCCGCCGGCGCGGAGGCCGTCTCCAGGTTCGACTGGCTCTTCTACGTGTTCGGCGCCTTCCTCGTCTACACGGCGTGGAAGCTGATCGGGCACGAGGACGAGGAGGCGGAGTTCTCGGAGAACATCGCCCTGCGCACGGTGCGCCGGGTGCTGCCGACGACGGACACCTACCACGGCGCCCGGCTGACCGTGCACCACGGGCGCAGGATGGTCACCCCGATGCTGATCGTGATGGTCGCGATCGGGACCACCGACCTGCTGTTCGCGCTGGACTCGATCCCGGCCATCTTCGGGCTCACCAAGGAGCCCTACCTGGTGTTCACCGCCAACGCCTTCGCCCTCATGGGGCTGCGGCAGCTCTTCTTCCTCATCGGAGGCCTGCTCGACCGGCTGGTCTACCTGAGCAAGGGGCTGTCGGTGGTGCTGGCGTTCATCGGGGTGAAGCTGATTCTCGAAGCCCTGCACCACGACGGGGTGTCCTGGGCGCCGGAGATCCCGATCATGGTGTCTCTCGGGGTCATCCTCGGCACTCTCGCCGTCACCACGGTGCTCAGCCTGATGAAGTCGTCTCGCGACGCCAAGAAGGTGGTGGAGCCGGAAACCGCCGATCGCTGA